In one Arthrobacter jinronghuae genomic region, the following are encoded:
- a CDS encoding DUF503 domain-containing protein, with amino-acid sequence MWIGALELDLLLGDVHSLKGKRSVVRPILAELRRKFDVSAAEVSSLDLHRRSGIGVGVVAADRAHVVDVLDAAERLVAGRPEVELLSARRQLFTEQD; translated from the coding sequence GGGGCGCTTGAGCTGGACCTGTTACTGGGGGACGTGCATTCCCTCAAGGGGAAACGGTCGGTTGTCCGGCCCATCCTTGCGGAGCTGCGGAGGAAATTCGATGTCTCCGCCGCGGAGGTCAGCTCCCTGGACCTGCACCGCCGGTCAGGAATAGGCGTGGGCGTTGTGGCGGCGGACCGTGCCCATGTGGTGGATGTGCTGGATGCCGCCGAACGGCTGGTGGCGGGCCGGCCTGAAGTGGAGTTGCTGAGCGCCCGGCGTCAATTGTTCACCGAGCAGGACTAG
- a CDS encoding Tex family protein encodes MIAQLAAELGVAPWQVRAAVGLLDGGATVPFIARYRKEATGTLDDAQLRDLDERLRYLRELQDRRRAILEAIAAQGKLTPELRAAVVGAETKSRLEDIYLPYRSKRRTKAQIAREAGLEPLADALLADPRRSPDAEAARYVREGIPDAAEALAGARAILIERVSQDADLLTEQREKLWRQGRMRSQVRPGKEAEGRKFTDYYDFSQSPSGMPSHRVLALFRGEKEGMLELALTEGDPADADALAAARARYERSVAARLGVADRGRPADAWLMTTVQLAWRRILAKLAVDLRVRLFTEAETEAVRVFAANLRDVLLAAPAGNRTTLGLDPGLRTGVKVAVVDGTGKVVATDTVYPHAPVRRWDDALATLAGLVKQHGVELIAIGNGTASRETDKLAAELIRLVPNASVRKLVVSEAGASVYSASALASAELPGMDVSLRGAVSIARRLQDPLAELVKIDPKSIGVGQYQHDVTPAKLERSLDAVIEDCVNAVGVDVNTASPSLLTRVAGVGPLLSENIVAYRNANGPFARRQDLMKVPRLGAKAFEQCAGFLRVSGGKEPLDATSVHPESYPIARKILAAAGTTMSASGAVLEGVDPAAFVDDQVGLPTVLDIIAELRKPGRDPRPAFETASFSEGIEKISDLRPGMILDGVVTNVAAFGAFVDVGVHQDGLVHISAMSHTFISDPREVVRSGQVVKVKVMEADPERKRISLTLRLDDDAAEPGGRSGRPPQGSRKAEKAKSASPTSGNGQSGSAKTGTSQSGAARSNTSKPGEPRTKAQKAGAPKASAPKTSAPTGAMADALRAAGLLK; translated from the coding sequence GTGATTGCCCAACTGGCCGCCGAGCTGGGGGTAGCGCCGTGGCAGGTCCGGGCGGCGGTTGGCCTGCTCGACGGCGGCGCCACGGTTCCGTTCATCGCCCGGTACCGCAAGGAGGCCACCGGCACGCTGGATGACGCCCAGCTGCGGGACCTGGACGAACGGCTGCGGTACCTGCGCGAACTGCAGGACCGGCGGCGGGCCATCCTCGAGGCCATTGCTGCCCAGGGGAAGCTGACCCCGGAACTGCGGGCCGCCGTCGTCGGCGCCGAAACCAAGTCCCGGCTGGAAGACATTTACCTGCCGTACCGCAGCAAACGGCGAACCAAGGCGCAGATAGCCCGGGAAGCAGGACTGGAACCGCTCGCGGATGCGCTGCTGGCCGATCCCCGGCGATCCCCGGACGCTGAAGCCGCCCGGTACGTGCGCGAGGGGATCCCGGACGCAGCCGAGGCGCTCGCCGGAGCACGCGCCATCCTGATCGAACGGGTCTCCCAGGACGCGGACCTGTTGACCGAACAACGCGAGAAGCTCTGGCGCCAGGGCCGGATGCGCTCGCAGGTGCGCCCGGGAAAGGAAGCCGAAGGGCGCAAGTTCACCGACTACTACGACTTTTCCCAGTCGCCCTCCGGAATGCCGTCCCACCGCGTTCTCGCCCTGTTCCGCGGCGAGAAGGAAGGCATGCTGGAACTGGCCCTGACGGAGGGGGATCCCGCTGACGCCGATGCCCTGGCCGCAGCCCGCGCCCGCTACGAACGCTCCGTGGCCGCCCGTCTCGGGGTCGCGGACCGCGGGCGTCCCGCTGACGCATGGCTGATGACCACGGTGCAGCTGGCCTGGCGCCGGATCCTGGCCAAGCTCGCGGTGGATCTGCGTGTCCGGCTCTTTACGGAAGCGGAGACCGAGGCGGTGCGCGTGTTTGCGGCCAACCTTCGGGATGTGCTGCTGGCCGCGCCTGCCGGGAACCGGACCACCCTGGGGCTCGATCCCGGGCTGCGAACCGGTGTCAAGGTTGCCGTGGTGGACGGCACCGGCAAGGTGGTTGCCACCGATACGGTCTACCCTCACGCGCCCGTGCGCCGCTGGGATGACGCCCTGGCCACGCTGGCTGGCCTGGTGAAGCAGCACGGGGTGGAACTGATTGCCATCGGCAACGGCACCGCTTCCCGCGAAACGGACAAGCTGGCTGCGGAACTGATCCGCCTCGTTCCGAACGCGTCGGTGCGCAAGCTGGTGGTCTCCGAGGCCGGTGCCTCGGTGTACTCGGCGTCCGCCCTTGCCTCGGCCGAGCTGCCTGGCATGGACGTGTCCCTGCGCGGTGCCGTGTCCATCGCCAGGCGGCTGCAGGATCCGTTGGCGGAACTGGTGAAGATCGATCCAAAGTCCATCGGCGTGGGCCAGTACCAGCACGACGTAACGCCGGCGAAGCTGGAGCGTTCCCTGGATGCGGTGATTGAGGACTGTGTGAATGCCGTGGGGGTGGATGTGAACACCGCTTCTCCGTCGCTGCTGACCCGGGTGGCCGGCGTCGGTCCGCTGCTCAGCGAAAATATTGTGGCCTACCGCAATGCGAACGGGCCGTTTGCCCGCCGGCAGGACCTGATGAAGGTGCCTCGGCTCGGGGCGAAGGCCTTTGAGCAGTGTGCGGGGTTCCTGCGCGTCAGCGGGGGAAAGGAACCGCTGGACGCAACCAGCGTCCACCCGGAGTCCTACCCGATTGCCCGGAAGATCCTTGCTGCGGCCGGGACCACCATGAGTGCGTCGGGAGCGGTCCTGGAGGGTGTGGACCCGGCAGCGTTCGTAGACGACCAGGTAGGCCTTCCCACCGTCCTGGACATCATTGCCGAGCTGCGGAAGCCGGGGCGGGACCCGCGGCCCGCTTTTGAAACAGCCAGCTTCTCGGAGGGTATCGAGAAGATTTCGGACCTGCGTCCCGGAATGATCCTCGACGGTGTGGTCACCAACGTGGCTGCCTTCGGAGCCTTCGTGGACGTCGGAGTGCACCAGGACGGGCTGGTCCACATTTCCGCGATGTCGCATACCTTCATTTCGGATCCGCGCGAGGTGGTGCGGTCCGGCCAGGTGGTGAAGGTCAAGGTGATGGAGGCGGACCCGGAGCGGAAACGGATCTCGCTGACGCTACGGCTTGACGACGACGCCGCGGAGCCGGGCGGGCGGTCCGGACGCCCTCCCCAGGGGAGCCGCAAAGCCGAGAAAGCCAAGTCGGCCAGCCCCACCTCAGGCAACGGTCAGTCAGGCAGCGCCAAGACAGGCACTAGTCAGTCGGGTGCGGCCAGGTCCAACACCTCGAAGCCCGGTGAGCCTAGGACCAAAGCCCAGAAGGCCGGCGCACCCAAGGCCAGCGCACCGAAAACCAGCGCGCCCACCGGGGCCATGGCAGACGCGCTGCGGGCGGCCGGGCTGCTGAAGTAG